The Lathyrus oleraceus cultivar Zhongwan6 chromosome 5, CAAS_Psat_ZW6_1.0, whole genome shotgun sequence genome includes the window tagcatgaatcatagctctggatgattcttgaagagtcctattttttctttccaccacaccattttgatggggagtgatgggggatgagaactcatgatgaattccttctgaagagcagaattcagcaaatttattgttctcaaactccttcccatgatcacttctaattttgacaacaggactttctttttccctttgaagtttcaaacaaagctccttaaagacttcaaatacatcatatttttctcttatgaagttgatccaggtgtatctggagaagtcatctaccactacatatgcatatttcttcccaccaaggctttctacttgcatgggacccatcaagtccatatgaagtagctccaggactttggtagttgtgtcatgtctaagcctctggtgtgacatccttgtttgttttccaatctgacattctccacagatttttccctcatcaatctttaagttgggaattcctctaactgcatcaacagatatgatccttttcatacctttaaggtgcagatggcccaatctttgatgccatatcgtcgcctcttcttctttggctaaggtacatattgaggagtatccagtttcttgagagctccacatgtagcagttgtctttggacctaactcccttcatgattactttgttttctttgttagtaatcagacatttagttttggtgaagtttacattcacaccttgatcacacagttgactgatgcttataagattagcagttaatcctttaacaagtaggacatcatcaaggtcaggaactccagggcaatccagcctacccattcccttgatttccccctttgcaccatcaccaaaggtaacataactcatggcatgaggatgaagttcagttagcagatttttgttcccagtcatatgtctagagcaaccactgtcaaagtaccaatcttctttggcagaaactctgagggaagtgtgagctatgagacttgtgacctttgtcttagGAGTCCATTGCCTTTTGTTGACAGTCTTGTGATGCTTGGACCCTGATTGGTATTGAGGCTGAACAGGGCCAGGATagccatatagcttatagcaaaagggcttcaggtggccaaattttccacagtattggcatttccatctttgatgcttccctttttgctgttgtgacatctgatgtgacatctcaggtttgcttttaacatggctgcaattaggtttggattttggtttgtAACCAGTGTAACTGTACTCAACCTTGAATCCAATACCAAatttgtttcctgttatttggccagtctggagaaccttgtctaagatggcagatccattattaagcattcttacatacttagtcatctcctctagtttggaattcaagaatacagcttccacctttaattttgagatggtttccacaagctcttccttttcattttccagctgagctatcactttcttctggctttcaacttgtccGCACACTCCTGCCTTTCTGTGGCACAACTCTTTAagggttctttcatcatcaattgactcttcctcagacccccatcttcctgtcaatgcagtcacatggtttgtggcttcttctgtttcacttccatcatACCAAGAGGCCACAAGgctcctcttttgtttcttgaggtaggtcccacattcagttttaatatgaccatacccattacactcataacactgaacttctttgggcttttcttcagactttggtttcttaccaaagctgttggatttactgatgtcagatgtgatgttcttgacatttccctttgctctcacatctaccctttttatcagtctgttgaactgtcttcccagcattgctatctcatttgcGAGGTtttcatcaatatcttgaccaccttcctcatcttcctctaaagtgtttgacataaatgttatgctcttggctttcttttcagctccatcacatattcccatctcaaatgtttggagggatccaattagctcatcaactctcatgtttgagatgtcttgagattcttctatggctgttactttcatagcaaatctcatggggagtgatctgagtatttttcttactaacttttcatctgacatcttctcacccaaggctccagtggcattggcaatttcaaggatactcatgtaaaattcatgaatattttcatcttctttcatccttaagttttcaaacttggaggtgagcagctggagtctagacatctttaccctagaggtgccttcatgagtggtcttgagaatgtcccaagcttctttggccacttcacagttgtttaccagcctaaaaatatttttttctaccccattgaatattgcattcaaggctttagagtttccaagagtaagatcatcctcctccttggaccatttTTCTACATGCTTcttagtggtggcttctccttctttagtaatgtcaggatgtacccaacctgttaacacaactttccaagccttgttatcaagggatttcaaaaacgctaccattctaggtttccaatagtcatagttagaaccatccaaaattggtggcttatgaacagatcctccatctctctccattgtaccagaaagtattgcccctagatctcacccagaactagagcagaatgcctgctctgataccaattgaaattctggtatcagatataagatgtcgaaggtaatgtcacgacactgatatctggttataaacaatggataaacaaaaacagaatggtaaagcaaataacacaagcaattgttaacccaattcggtgcaactcacctacgtctgggggctaccaagctaggaaggaaattcactaaaatataattagttcaaagactatccgtacacttcaccaagttacagtctttctcacctaatctttacccgtgcaacttctacctaagcactcttagatatgagaacccactcacttcccttacaatcacacacccgtgatcttaaacaacaatcccttgtgaaaagaaaatacttttcaattacacattcttgattttacttcacagtttcaatcaagaagacacactcttgatcttgcttcaaagttttgatcaagaagacacacacttgatcttgcttcacagctttgatcaagaagacacatactcttgcttaacagctttagagtgacaaattacaaccacaaatcagtccaattcaatcatcaatggatgacttgaatgacctacaagtcttacgactaaacagacacaaaccctagctctctctctatatttcgctcagtcttggttgtgtattcaaataggttttctaagtccctttttatagaagcattggacatcttgaaaaccctaaatctattttccaatcaaatctttttataacatctgtatagatctccttggaaaataagtaaatttggttgtaatccatgattgaatgcaccagctagccatatcttcaatcatccaatgattgccattaattgtgcaatcacaaaacaccagacattcatactgaatgttctgtgtacatgatgtcatgacatcgggtctgacatcctggaaaaatcctgcataatccaatttccttttatagcaggtacagccatatcagataccatgacattgtgtatgtcataTGAAACcatcctgcatgaacatgtcttccatttaagctccagtaggtacaaccaatatcagaagcattgtcattgtatgtggcattctgaaacaatcctgcttgcacatgttctttaactccagcaggtacataagaTTTTCTTAGGTGTTTCTCCTGTGATGGTAATGATATGTGTATGCTTACCTTTACTGGCCTCCTTGCTCTTGCCACTAGTCCAAACATTTGCATTCTTTGAGGGAGATTTACCTTAGCTGACTCttccttttcccttttccctctTTCACGTACTTGGTCGGTTTGCCCCTCTTGATCAACCCTTCAATGGAATCCTTCAGCTAGATGGAATCGTCAGTGTTATAGTTGTGGCCTTTATAAAAGCTATAATACTTTGACTTGTCAGTTTGATATGTTTCTTTGATAGGGTAAGGTGGTCAGATCCCCCTTTCCTGAATTTTGTGTTGGCACAGTCTTGGTAGATCATCTCTTAAGATACATTCAGTGGCATTTACTTCTCGTACCCATCCCATATACCTCGCTCAGAGTCATCTCTCCGTCGGTGGGACTCATTCCCTGTCAGGCGGTATGAGGTGGTGTCAATGGAGATTAAATTATCGAAGCGTGTGTtcaacttctcctccaagatcATGTAAGTTTTAGGCTCATCATCTCATGGATGGATCTCACCTTCTTCCTTCTGATATTCAATCTGAAGGGATAATCACGCAGAAGGTCATTCTCTAAGATCCAACACTTAAGACCTTATTTGGCTCCTTCCGCCTCAACAATAACTTGCATGAAAAAAGTCAATATAAGATTGCAAAGTATCTTTCTTCCTTTGAACGGTCCCTCTCAAAGAAACTACAATCATTAAATATCTCTTCCAAGCGGTAAAGTATGCAGAGAGCCGCTCACAAAAATCAGACAATGACTCAACTTCCGTCCGATAGACCATTGAACCATAGCTTGGCCAGCCCGACCAGAGTTAAGGCAACCAACTTTCATTTAGAAGCCTTGCCAACACTAAACTAGTTCATTCGGTCATTAACGAGATgcacatgctcatcttgatctCCCTTTCCATCGCACTCACTTGGCTTGGGCGATTTCTCCATGAATTTTGGTATTTTACTTTCCAAAATCCTGGTTCACAATGGATGCTTCTGTTGAAGAGCATGATTGTCTCGGTCTCCCTCGAGACTTTGGGGAGGACTTTGATATTTTTTGCTCCTCTGTTGATTTTATGATTAAAGAGTTTCATCTTTCTTCATTGCGATCAGATATGGACCGGCAATGTGAGTCCCTTTTTAGACAACCTATTGAAGGATGCTCCCTCGCTGAGGTGCGTTGTGCAATCCTTCTTCAAGGCGAAGCAACCTATCTTCTATCGCTTGTGAATTTTGTTGTCGAACGATGTTATATATGTCGTTCAACAACTCGTTAGTGCCTTACAGACCAAAGTTAGGTCGCAGTAGCTGGAAACTAGGTAAGACTTCAAGTTGTGAGACTAGAGGTGGAACCGGAGGCGCGACTGGAGGAAATTGGACATATTCAGCTACTTGAGGAATCTAGATTAGATCTAGATCTAATAGAACTCCTTCTCCCAGATTCACAATTTTTACAGAGGAGGTGGATGCAATTGATTAATCAATACTTGAAATGCGACAGCATCGACTTCTCGCACAACATCGAAGCGAGTGGCTTTGGATTCATCCATTACTTTGGAAGTAGACGAGTCATAGATCTAAAAATTCGAGGAATCAAAGTTGAAATGATGTTTGATCGAATCCACTCATGTTCAAACTCAGAGGCTTTTGATTTGGTGGCCTAATGAGGTTGCGTATTGGCGAATTGAAGAGTGAATGTGAATCTTTGAGAATGCAGGAATCAGAAGTCGATTCCTAGAGACGACACCAATTTTCGATCTTGAACCAAAAATGGAATGAGGATCAAAAGTAATGGCAAGTTTCGACACGACGAAGAGTGCAGGTTAGCAGTCCAACGTTCAAGTCAGTATGTGAAGGAACAAAGtgaattgaaattgaatttgaaACTTATTATTTGAATTAgcgcatatatatatatatatatatatatatatatatatatatatatatatatatatatatatatatatatatatatatatatatatatataatagagAGAAAATAAATAACTTGTTATTAGTTAAAAGTGAATTACAGAAAACTATTGAATGCATTTGAGACTTGGATTTCTTATGCACGCTGGTAGGATAATTCTGATGtgttgaaaaaatttcagaaGGATCGTAACTCCTCCGTAACAGATTGGACAGAGTATTGACGCAAAACAAATAATAAACACGTGCAAATGAGGTGACTATTAGACGGAGCTTGTTGTTTTGTATGTATAGATTAAATTATCTATTATAACATGTCATTATCATTCTTTTATTTCGTTAGTTGAGACATATATTACGCATTAATATTTTCATTTAAGTTTTTCTATATAAACAATTCTAGAATATTTTTATAGATAATATCAACAAATTATTAATAAATAACATATTAAAAGTAAACATAGCTTTACATCAAGACATTACGTATTTACATGTACATATCTCTATATCCGCGACCCCATGTAGATCCGTCGTCTTTTGGAAGGAGTATCATCTTAAACTATTAAACAATCTCTTAAAGCACTCTTTAGTAGCACTATTTTCCTAAAAACAGTTATAAACTACTCAAAATTTATTTGACTATAAGTTCACACTTGCATATCCTTTTTTCCATTAAAAAAACATTCAATTATCAATTAAAGCATTTCGCTTAAGTCACACACAAATCACACATTTCTACAACTATAACCTGTATAGCAATCATGGAGCAGGTAGTACTTCAAGACTATGCCCCATCTCTGTCTCCATAGCAagttttttcttcttttccttATCTTGTTTAATCTCACCATAGAAATAAGACACAAAACCCCAGAGAGAAAGTACAAGAGAAACCGCTTTCTCAGCTTGAAATCTCTCTTTATAGAAAATTACCGCCAAAACTTCAGTTACCGGCAAAAATACAGCAATTAAAATTCCAGACAATAAAGATGAACCACAAAAAATAACCCCAATTGCTCCCAAGAAAAACGCTTGCCATAACATTGCACTCATCACCAACACCACATAGTAAGTCTTTTCCCCCAATTCAAAATTCCTAGCCTCCTTCGGAATCACCttcatattaaaaaaaaaaaaaatccaaaatcaCATTGATAAACcattaaaataatttaatataTGGATCTTCTACTATATAATACAGATATAAGAGTCCTCGATCAAATCAACTAAAATCGATGATCCGACCAACGATTCTATATCTGTATTATTGTAGAAGATCCAGAAAAAGAAGAATGGAGAACTTACCTTAAAGTCGTTATTTGCAATCATGCCGACGGCACAGAAGAGAGTAGCAAATAAACACATAACGAACTGAATTTCCATAACAAGAGAATAAGTGAGGTTTTGTTTGGTTTTTTTATAAATCAATTCAATTGAAGGCAAAACAAATCCATATAATGCAGAAGCAGCAAGAGTAGTGAGAAAACCGATAACATATTGCCTCGTAGAAACACCGGCAGGTCGGTCTCCAGAGGTATGCATAGCCAAAACTCCCGCTCCAACTGTAAGCAACACGACGGCGTTTATCGAGAAAGCGGTGAATTTCTGTTTCACAAGAAGAAAAGCGAAAACCGCGGTGAAACCAAGCTGCGAAGCGATTATTAACGCGGAAGTGGAAACTGGAAGCCGAGCAACGCCGTACGCGTAGAGATAGTCGTCGAGGCCGGTGAGGATTCCGATGACAGCTACGGCGAAGAAGAGAGGAGGTTTCATGGAGATTATTTTCAGCTTTGCGGCGGGTTCGGTGGTGGTTGATGGTGGTGGATTTAGATGCAGACGGCGGCGGTTGATGTATGAGATTGTGAGGGGGAGGATCATTACAGGGAAACCGGCGGTTTCGAGGAAACTGGATAGCCAGACGCGGTGGCCGCCGTGGATGAAGTAGAGACGCATTATGAGGGGACCACCGGAGTTTCCTAAGGCTAATAATAAACAGTTAATTGTGAGAAGAATTCTCTTCATCTTTCTATCTTTCCGTTCTTGATTCTTTTCTTCTGCCATGTGTGAGTTTGTTCTGTCACTGGTTTGGTTTGTGTGAGTTTTCTTGCAACAACGAAACGAACAATGAAACTTAATATATACACTAGGAGACAATATATACACTTTTATGGAGTATTTTACTATAACATAGTATTATTACAAATACAATGCATTGTTTTGAAAATATAATaatactttattttattttaagtATTTGCCATATTAGAAGAGAATAGTTTTCATAGCATAATAAAATATTCTTGTAACATTTTAGAATTATTACGTGTAGACCTCTCTTTTGAAATGTTATCTTTAAAGTTATTCTTGActttattctattttttatttttattttttgtttttaagtTCTTAAAAGTTTGTTAGGATTGAAATTGACACAAATCTACAAATTAGTTCACCTAAAAGCAAAGTCAAAACAAAATTAATTTTGTGTATATTTGATTTTGACTAGGAGTTACATGAAACTTAAGTGATCTATGTGTATTTTCCAAAATATTGATTTATAAATATTTTAACTTATTTACATTAATAAATTAGGATTAATATAACttatataaatatttattaacAAAAACTATATATAAATGAAAGGCAGGTGTGCAACAAGCGACACTGTTACCCTTTTCATATATCATTTCTCTTTAAAATAACATCCATAATCTACAGACAAAATGTTTTTATCCATGAGCCTCGGCATTATTTAAAAGACCTATAACATCCTATATTAGGAGGTTAAAAAATCTCAAATTCAAATGGTATAATATTATATTGATTGTTATAATAATTTTTCTCATGTTTAATTGGTAGTTTTTGTAAAATGATAAACTcaaattaatatatatataaaattgtaaaataataaaataaaattaatgtATATAATTTTCATAAAATAATCAAATAATATTAATGCATAGAGTTTTtgtaaaataataaaataaaaacatataaaTACATGTAGTTTCtatattataataaaataaaaatatttaaatgcATGGAGCTTTTGTATTAATATAAAATCAAAACATATAAAATGAATGCAGCTTTTGTGTTAATATAAATTCAAAACAGGAAAACAATTGCATATTTATATAATTTTtgtaaaataataaaatgaaattaatgTACATAACttttataaaataataaatgaTATTGATGCATGCAgtaataaaatgaaattaatgTATATAACttttataaaataataaatgaTATCGATGCATGCAACTTTtgtaaaataataaaataaaaaataaaaatatgtaaATAAATGTAGTTTTTGTAttataataaaatcaaaatataCAAATGCATAGAGCTTTTATATTAATATAAAATCAAAACATATAAAATCAATGCATCTTTTCtattaatataaaataaatcaatGCAGCTTTTGTATTAATATAAGATAAATGCTAACGGGATTTAAAAGataatttttttaatgaaaatatGTGTATTCAATGcattaaaaaaaataattatttaaaaatatatattatagGTATACAACGCAttgaatattaaaataattattttttaaaaaaaattctttattTCAAAATCTTAAAGAGTGTCATAGGACATTCCTTAGCATGACCCTTAATATAAAATCAAAATATATAAAATCAATACAACTTTTGTATTAATATAAAATCAAAACATAATTCAAAACATATCTAGAAAAATAACTTTGGTTGTATTATGCAGCAGCCCGTTTGGGTTTGCTCCGGCGAACCACATGAAACAAATCAAAGAAGATGGGTCATGATAGAATATGCGCCACAATCATGAGGCAATAAACGAATCAAGGAAGGAAATGTTGGATTCAACCCGTCATCAACCAAGGTAGCTCCATTGTGGATAAATTAGTGCATAAATCATACAAAGATATAATTCTAAGGAGATGGTATGAAAATAAATTCACTACTACAAATAAGATATTTTATAACAAAATTTTTATCTCGAACATTAAAAAATTTAAGAAATATATCTTGAGAGCGTCATGTTTTATTATACTAAAAACTTTTCTCTGGAGTTTGTTTAAGAACCgtagtaatatatatatatatatatatatatatatatatatatatatatatatacctcACTTTGAATTTCAGTTACTgcattttatatttattttattttctataatttatttaatatttcTCATTTGACGCCTTTTACCATTTTTTCTTTGTTAATCTTTTTTTTATATTAATCTTGGTTACATGTACCAACTGAGAGGTATTATATTGTGTCAATCTTTGTTAATTATTTTTTGCAAAAGCTTATTTTTTATGAACTCGTATATCTCGATTTTCTTTAAAAATCGATGTGAAAAATCTTTTAATTGAATTCTCAAAATATGGTGCTATAGcgatttttatttttattttatttttaattaatgaATACACGCCGGTTTTTCCTAAAAACCGACGTGAGAATGTTTTGCATGAAATACTTCACATAACTAGTTTCTAAATTTTCCTTTACCTATCAACGCTCTAACTTCATCATCATTCTCTGTGCAGAAACCCTAGGCGATTTTCATCGTCACTCACTCATCAAAATTCCTCCAACTGTTGGTGATTTTCATCGTCACTCTCATCAAAACACGGGCATCATCTATATTTCCAACCTTAACTCAATCTTCGTCATCACGTTTGCGATACTTATTTATCACATTTTTGTTTATATTACTTAAATGATTTTATTTCATATCACTAAAATAGTTTTAGTATATATCATttatattttttcattttatttatatCACTGAAATGATTTCTCTTGAtcattatttttttattttgctTATATCTCATCAGTCATGTGTTACCCTTGCATTAGTTTTTCACTTGCATTAGTGTTAGTATCACTGAAATGATGTCTCTATTATTATTCTTTATTTAGATAGTCATGGCCGATACGGCAAACAACTCCCATACAACATCAATGATTCACCCGAAAGATGTTGGTGTCTCGATGAATTCAACCTCCACGACTCATACAACTATCTCTATAAATACACAACATAAAAGAAAAACTATATGTGTCACAATGTATACCAAGGTGAAAAAACCCACGAAAATGGTATTCACTACCCGGTTATGGTGAAAATGTTGAGGACTTTATGAGTTACGTTGTGTTACAAGGTGGAAGTAAAATGAGTATTTTGATAGATAGTTGGCACAACGTTGACTATGATTTGAAAAACAACTTATGGACCGATATTACGgtatttattttgaattttagGATTTTATAAGTATATATGATCATTTAATTTTTTGTTTAATACTAATAACAATTGTATTATGTAAACATATGAGGTGTTTAATGTTAGTGTGAATGATTTTGTGCATATTTGATTTTGATTAGGAATTATGTGAAACTTAAAAAGAATACAAAACATATTTTATTAAcatatataaatatttattgACAGAAACTCTACATAAATGGAAGGCAGGTGTGCAACAAGATGCGCCAGTACCATTTTCAGATTGCAAATTCATTCGTCTTAAAAATAACGTCCATAACCTTGGAACACAACATTTTTATCCATGAGTCTCGAGACATTATGTAAATGACATATAATATCGATATACATTCCAGAAAATTAGTTTGACCAGCAGAGATATAAGACCAGAAGAACATTTATTTACATTCTAGAATTTCCTAAGGCTGAGTTGGTGGGACAATTGAGTATGGTGAGGTAGCAGGTCGGATAGATGTGTTTATACCTACTAATCAGAATCCGATTAGGCACTCAAAAAAAGCAAGACGAAGTCGACCTCATGTAAGCAGGGAATAATCTAGTTCGTGCAAGTCGGATCCAATGATAAGGTTAAGATGTCATTTGGATGGTCGTAAGAAACAGTTACAAAATGATGTATTATGATACGTGAGTTATAATTATTGAAGAGACGGACATTACATAGCAATTATATGGATGACGGATGTTGCTGGCAGATGTATTGATGAAGAATATTAAGAGTAAAACGAAGAAGAGAAAGAGGTTGGGACCTATAAATAGGAGAATGCTTTGAGGGTAAAAGGCAAGCAAAATACGAGATAAGAAACATATAACAAACACTCCAACTAATCGTTTTAGGCTCTCCTTGACTGAGAACAAGGAAGTCAACCTTTTAGTATTTTTTAGCAAGAA containing:
- the LOC127088304 gene encoding purine permease 3, which gives rise to MAEEKNQERKDRKMKRILLTINCLLLALGNSGGPLIMRLYFIHGGHRVWLSSFLETAGFPVMILPLTISYINRRRLHLNPPPSTTTEPAAKLKIISMKPPLFFAVAVIGILTGLDDYLYAYGVARLPVSTSALIIASQLGFTAVFAFLLVKQKFTAFSINAVVLLTVGAGVLAMHTSGDRPAGVSTRQYVIGFLTTLAASALYGFVLPSIELIYKKTKQNLTYSLVMEIQFVMCLFATLFCAVGMIANNDFKVIPKEARNFELGEKTYYVVLVMSAMLWQAFFLGAIGVIFCGSSLLSGILIAVFLPVTEVLAVIFYKERFQAEKAVSLVLSLWGFVSYFYGEIKQDKEKKKKLAMETEMGHSLEVLPAP